A genomic region of Zalophus californianus isolate mZalCal1 chromosome 1, mZalCal1.pri.v2, whole genome shotgun sequence contains the following coding sequences:
- the LOC118357181 gene encoding endogenous retrovirus group K member 13-1 Env polyprotein-like isoform X3: MRRRHAGSRFDASALSVMVCRMRWLQIRSGRTRRRPASDQRKITCGDIKALTARAEATAIDGPEAPHYGCVVTSSVSRRIRSWYRTEPPRRDTLTPHVMVENWDINEVVLQHRRPLPVGRFGPASRSLETPYLDYPLCKSDLTWKTYGPSWKTCVHHNPEIVTPHGIPDTYIIDWSKDGDLPLRRSPPPSGYGPYDHNNSAPGGLLSLGRMSHPDLWKIVAAMRDVKTNSPLFPGFPTGPLTFQIQACLSLPFLFVVGDGSVVPEAKANRTLYKITCEECYLTNCLPLPSAPNPTKKVFLAMQPPYLMMPVEVGGPWYRDYGYQFAQELEGLLSRGRRFLGLLIAGITALVSLIASATVSTVALSQGIHTAAHVNSLAHNVSQTLTTQESIDRKILARLDSLKQAVEYLGTQYSLLHTRLSFVCHGGYGSICVTPLKADNVSWETVQRHLQGI; the protein is encoded by the exons ATGAGGAGACGCCACGCTGGCTCCCGCTTCGATGCGTCCGCATTGTCCGTGATGGTTTGCAGAATGAGGTGGCTCCAGATCCGCTCCGGGAGGACGAGGAGACGCCCCGCCTCGGATCAGAGGAAAATAACATGCGGAGACATCAAAGCCCTGACCGCTCGAGCTGAGGCCACC GCCATCGATGGCCCTGAGGCGCCCCATTATGGATGCGTGGTCACTTCATCAGTCTCCCGAAGAATCCGCTCTTGGTATagaactgagccacctagaagAGACACTTTGACACCTCATGTAATGGTGGAGAATTGGGACATCAACGAGGTTGTCCTTCAACATCGGAGGCCCCTGCCTGTTGGCCGTTTCGGACCCGCTTCCAGATCCCTTGAGACCCCATACCTTGACTATCCCCTCTGTAAATCTGACCTAACGTGGAAAACCTACGGACCCTCTTGGAAAACCTGCGTTCATCACAACCCAGAGATTGTGACTCCCCATGGCATACCTGACACTTATATAATTGACTGGTCAAAAGATGGGGATCTCCCTTTGCGCCGCTCCCCCCCGCCTTCAGGATATGGGCCATACGACCACAATAATTCTGCTCCCGGGGGACTGCTATCACTGGGGAGGATGAGCCACCCGGACTTATGGAAAATTGTTGCGGCCATGAGAGATGTTAAAACTAATTCACCCcttttccctggcttccccacGGGCCCATTGACATTTCAAATTCAGGCATGTCTTTCCCTACCGTTCCTGTTTGTAGTGGGGGACGGATCTGTAGTACCCGAGGCTAAGGCCAATAGAACCCTTTACAAAATAACTTGTGAGGAGTGTTATCTCACCAACTGTTTGCCTTTACCCAGCGCCCCAAATCCAACAAAGAAGGTTTTCCTAGCCATGCAGCCCCCTTATCTAATGATGCCTGTAGAGGTGGGGGGGCCCTGGTATAGAGATTATGGCTACCAATTTGCACAAGAATTGGAGGGCCTACTTAGCCGGGGGCGACGTTTCCTAGGCCTCCTAATAGCTGGCATCACTGCCTTGGTGTCTTTGATAGCATCAGCTACTGTCTCCACGGTGGCACTGTCCCAGGGCATACATACTGCCGCTCATGTAAATAGCTTGGCTCATAATGTCTCCCAGACCCTCACTACACAAGAAAGTATAGATAGAAAAATTTTGGCTCGCCTAGATAGTCTAAAACAGGCCGTCGAGTACCTGGGCACCCAATATTCATTGTTACATACTCGTTTGTCCTTTGTGTGCCACGGAGGGTATGGTTCCATTTGTGTGACCCCCCTGAAAGCTGACAACGTCTCCTGGGAAACGGTGCAGAGGCACTTGCAAGGTATCTGA
- the LOC118357181 gene encoding uncharacterized protein LOC118357181 isoform X1, translated as MRRRHAGSRFDASALSVMVCRMRWLQIRSGRTRRRPASDQRKITCGDIKALTARAEATVRESGQPVTAVALFLAMLSLLTLDSAQASPYWAFVPDPPTARAVTWKDPSPKVFTNFTDIFDGPEISGLTHAVAPFNWTSLASAPPICFQAIDGPEAPHYGCVVTSSVSRRIRSWYRTEPPRRDTLTPHVMVENWDINEVVLQHRRPLPVGRFGPASRSLETPYLDYPLCKSDLTWKTYGPSWKTCVHHNPEIVTPHGIPDTYIIDWSKDGDLPLRRSPPPSGYGPYDHNNSAPGGLLSLGRMSHPDLWKIVAAMRDVKTNSPLFPGFPTGPLTFQIQACLSLPFLFVVGDGSVVPEAKANRTLYKITCEECYLTNCLPLPSAPNPTKKVFLAMQPPYLMMPVEVGGPWYRDYGYQFAQELEGLLSRGRRFLGLLIAGITALVSLIASATVSTVALSQGIHTAAHVNSLAHNVSQTLTTQESIDRKILARLDSLKQAVEYLGTQYSLLHTRLSFVCHGGYGSICVTPLKADNVSWETVQRHLQGI; from the coding sequence ATGAGGAGACGCCACGCTGGCTCCCGCTTCGATGCGTCCGCATTGTCCGTGATGGTTTGCAGAATGAGGTGGCTCCAGATCCGCTCCGGGAGGACGAGGAGACGCCCCGCCTCGGATCAGAGGAAAATAACATGCGGAGACATCAAAGCCCTGACCGCTCGAGCTGAGGCCACCGTGCGTGAGTCGGGCCAGCCAGTCACGGCTGTTGCCCTTTTCCTTGCCATGCTATCACTTTTAACCCTTGACTCTGCCCAGGCCTCTCCTTACTGGGCTTTTGTCCCGGACCCTCCTACCGCGAGGGCAGTCACCTGGAAGGATCCCTCACCCAAGGTGTTTACTaacttcacagacatttttgaTGGGCCTGAGATTTCCGGCCTCACTCATGCTGTGGCGCCTTTTAACTGGAccagcctggcttctgccccCCCCATTTGTTTCCAGGCCATCGATGGCCCTGAGGCGCCCCATTATGGATGCGTGGTCACTTCATCAGTCTCCCGAAGAATCCGCTCTTGGTATagaactgagccacctagaagAGACACTTTGACACCTCATGTAATGGTGGAGAATTGGGACATCAACGAGGTTGTCCTTCAACATCGGAGGCCCCTGCCTGTTGGCCGTTTCGGACCCGCTTCCAGATCCCTTGAGACCCCATACCTTGACTATCCCCTCTGTAAATCTGACCTAACGTGGAAAACCTACGGACCCTCTTGGAAAACCTGCGTTCATCACAACCCAGAGATTGTGACTCCCCATGGCATACCTGACACTTATATAATTGACTGGTCAAAAGATGGGGATCTCCCTTTGCGCCGCTCCCCCCCGCCTTCAGGATATGGGCCATACGACCACAATAATTCTGCTCCCGGGGGACTGCTATCACTGGGGAGGATGAGCCACCCGGACTTATGGAAAATTGTTGCGGCCATGAGAGATGTTAAAACTAATTCACCCcttttccctggcttccccacGGGCCCATTGACATTTCAAATTCAGGCATGTCTTTCCCTACCGTTCCTGTTTGTAGTGGGGGACGGATCTGTAGTACCCGAGGCTAAGGCCAATAGAACCCTTTACAAAATAACTTGTGAGGAGTGTTATCTCACCAACTGTTTGCCTTTACCCAGCGCCCCAAATCCAACAAAGAAGGTTTTCCTAGCCATGCAGCCCCCTTATCTAATGATGCCTGTAGAGGTGGGGGGGCCCTGGTATAGAGATTATGGCTACCAATTTGCACAAGAATTGGAGGGCCTACTTAGCCGGGGGCGACGTTTCCTAGGCCTCCTAATAGCTGGCATCACTGCCTTGGTGTCTTTGATAGCATCAGCTACTGTCTCCACGGTGGCACTGTCCCAGGGCATACATACTGCCGCTCATGTAAATAGCTTGGCTCATAATGTCTCCCAGACCCTCACTACACAAGAAAGTATAGATAGAAAAATTTTGGCTCGCCTAGATAGTCTAAAACAGGCCGTCGAGTACCTGGGCACCCAATATTCATTGTTACATACTCGTTTGTCCTTTGTGTGCCACGGAGGGTATGGTTCCATTTGTGTGACCCCCCTGAAAGCTGACAACGTCTCCTGGGAAACGGTGCAGAGGCACTTGCAAGGTATCTGA
- the LOC118357181 gene encoding endogenous retrovirus group K member 13-1 Env polyprotein-like isoform X4, producing the protein MRWLQIRSGRTRRRPASDQRKITCGDIKALTARAEATAIDGPEAPHYGCVVTSSVSRRIRSWYRTEPPRRDTLTPHVMVENWDINEVVLQHRRPLPVGRFGPASRSLETPYLDYPLCKSDLTWKTYGPSWKTCVHHNPEIVTPHGIPDTYIIDWSKDGDLPLRRSPPPSGYGPYDHNNSAPGGLLSLGRMSHPDLWKIVAAMRDVKTNSPLFPGFPTGPLTFQIQACLSLPFLFVVGDGSVVPEAKANRTLYKITCEECYLTNCLPLPSAPNPTKKVFLAMQPPYLMMPVEVGGPWYRDYGYQFAQELEGLLSRGRRFLGLLIAGITALVSLIASATVSTVALSQGIHTAAHVNSLAHNVSQTLTTQESIDRKILARLDSLKQAVEYLGTQYSLLHTRLSFVCHGGYGSICVTPLKADNVSWETVQRHLQGI; encoded by the exons ATGAGGTGGCTCCAGATCCGCTCCGGGAGGACGAGGAGACGCCCCGCCTCGGATCAGAGGAAAATAACATGCGGAGACATCAAAGCCCTGACCGCTCGAGCTGAGGCCACC GCCATCGATGGCCCTGAGGCGCCCCATTATGGATGCGTGGTCACTTCATCAGTCTCCCGAAGAATCCGCTCTTGGTATagaactgagccacctagaagAGACACTTTGACACCTCATGTAATGGTGGAGAATTGGGACATCAACGAGGTTGTCCTTCAACATCGGAGGCCCCTGCCTGTTGGCCGTTTCGGACCCGCTTCCAGATCCCTTGAGACCCCATACCTTGACTATCCCCTCTGTAAATCTGACCTAACGTGGAAAACCTACGGACCCTCTTGGAAAACCTGCGTTCATCACAACCCAGAGATTGTGACTCCCCATGGCATACCTGACACTTATATAATTGACTGGTCAAAAGATGGGGATCTCCCTTTGCGCCGCTCCCCCCCGCCTTCAGGATATGGGCCATACGACCACAATAATTCTGCTCCCGGGGGACTGCTATCACTGGGGAGGATGAGCCACCCGGACTTATGGAAAATTGTTGCGGCCATGAGAGATGTTAAAACTAATTCACCCcttttccctggcttccccacGGGCCCATTGACATTTCAAATTCAGGCATGTCTTTCCCTACCGTTCCTGTTTGTAGTGGGGGACGGATCTGTAGTACCCGAGGCTAAGGCCAATAGAACCCTTTACAAAATAACTTGTGAGGAGTGTTATCTCACCAACTGTTTGCCTTTACCCAGCGCCCCAAATCCAACAAAGAAGGTTTTCCTAGCCATGCAGCCCCCTTATCTAATGATGCCTGTAGAGGTGGGGGGGCCCTGGTATAGAGATTATGGCTACCAATTTGCACAAGAATTGGAGGGCCTACTTAGCCGGGGGCGACGTTTCCTAGGCCTCCTAATAGCTGGCATCACTGCCTTGGTGTCTTTGATAGCATCAGCTACTGTCTCCACGGTGGCACTGTCCCAGGGCATACATACTGCCGCTCATGTAAATAGCTTGGCTCATAATGTCTCCCAGACCCTCACTACACAAGAAAGTATAGATAGAAAAATTTTGGCTCGCCTAGATAGTCTAAAACAGGCCGTCGAGTACCTGGGCACCCAATATTCATTGTTACATACTCGTTTGTCCTTTGTGTGCCACGGAGGGTATGGTTCCATTTGTGTGACCCCCCTGAAAGCTGACAACGTCTCCTGGGAAACGGTGCAGAGGCACTTGCAAGGTATCTGA
- the LOC118357181 gene encoding uncharacterized protein LOC118357181 isoform X2, with amino-acid sequence MRWLQIRSGRTRRRPASDQRKITCGDIKALTARAEATVRESGQPVTAVALFLAMLSLLTLDSAQASPYWAFVPDPPTARAVTWKDPSPKVFTNFTDIFDGPEISGLTHAVAPFNWTSLASAPPICFQAIDGPEAPHYGCVVTSSVSRRIRSWYRTEPPRRDTLTPHVMVENWDINEVVLQHRRPLPVGRFGPASRSLETPYLDYPLCKSDLTWKTYGPSWKTCVHHNPEIVTPHGIPDTYIIDWSKDGDLPLRRSPPPSGYGPYDHNNSAPGGLLSLGRMSHPDLWKIVAAMRDVKTNSPLFPGFPTGPLTFQIQACLSLPFLFVVGDGSVVPEAKANRTLYKITCEECYLTNCLPLPSAPNPTKKVFLAMQPPYLMMPVEVGGPWYRDYGYQFAQELEGLLSRGRRFLGLLIAGITALVSLIASATVSTVALSQGIHTAAHVNSLAHNVSQTLTTQESIDRKILARLDSLKQAVEYLGTQYSLLHTRLSFVCHGGYGSICVTPLKADNVSWETVQRHLQGI; translated from the coding sequence ATGAGGTGGCTCCAGATCCGCTCCGGGAGGACGAGGAGACGCCCCGCCTCGGATCAGAGGAAAATAACATGCGGAGACATCAAAGCCCTGACCGCTCGAGCTGAGGCCACCGTGCGTGAGTCGGGCCAGCCAGTCACGGCTGTTGCCCTTTTCCTTGCCATGCTATCACTTTTAACCCTTGACTCTGCCCAGGCCTCTCCTTACTGGGCTTTTGTCCCGGACCCTCCTACCGCGAGGGCAGTCACCTGGAAGGATCCCTCACCCAAGGTGTTTACTaacttcacagacatttttgaTGGGCCTGAGATTTCCGGCCTCACTCATGCTGTGGCGCCTTTTAACTGGAccagcctggcttctgccccCCCCATTTGTTTCCAGGCCATCGATGGCCCTGAGGCGCCCCATTATGGATGCGTGGTCACTTCATCAGTCTCCCGAAGAATCCGCTCTTGGTATagaactgagccacctagaagAGACACTTTGACACCTCATGTAATGGTGGAGAATTGGGACATCAACGAGGTTGTCCTTCAACATCGGAGGCCCCTGCCTGTTGGCCGTTTCGGACCCGCTTCCAGATCCCTTGAGACCCCATACCTTGACTATCCCCTCTGTAAATCTGACCTAACGTGGAAAACCTACGGACCCTCTTGGAAAACCTGCGTTCATCACAACCCAGAGATTGTGACTCCCCATGGCATACCTGACACTTATATAATTGACTGGTCAAAAGATGGGGATCTCCCTTTGCGCCGCTCCCCCCCGCCTTCAGGATATGGGCCATACGACCACAATAATTCTGCTCCCGGGGGACTGCTATCACTGGGGAGGATGAGCCACCCGGACTTATGGAAAATTGTTGCGGCCATGAGAGATGTTAAAACTAATTCACCCcttttccctggcttccccacGGGCCCATTGACATTTCAAATTCAGGCATGTCTTTCCCTACCGTTCCTGTTTGTAGTGGGGGACGGATCTGTAGTACCCGAGGCTAAGGCCAATAGAACCCTTTACAAAATAACTTGTGAGGAGTGTTATCTCACCAACTGTTTGCCTTTACCCAGCGCCCCAAATCCAACAAAGAAGGTTTTCCTAGCCATGCAGCCCCCTTATCTAATGATGCCTGTAGAGGTGGGGGGGCCCTGGTATAGAGATTATGGCTACCAATTTGCACAAGAATTGGAGGGCCTACTTAGCCGGGGGCGACGTTTCCTAGGCCTCCTAATAGCTGGCATCACTGCCTTGGTGTCTTTGATAGCATCAGCTACTGTCTCCACGGTGGCACTGTCCCAGGGCATACATACTGCCGCTCATGTAAATAGCTTGGCTCATAATGTCTCCCAGACCCTCACTACACAAGAAAGTATAGATAGAAAAATTTTGGCTCGCCTAGATAGTCTAAAACAGGCCGTCGAGTACCTGGGCACCCAATATTCATTGTTACATACTCGTTTGTCCTTTGTGTGCCACGGAGGGTATGGTTCCATTTGTGTGACCCCCCTGAAAGCTGACAACGTCTCCTGGGAAACGGTGCAGAGGCACTTGCAAGGTATCTGA
- the LOC113918617 gene encoding zinc finger protein 709-like yields the protein MDSVAFEDVTVNFTLEEWALLNPSQKKLYRDVMQETLRNLASVGEKWEDCNSKSLYEHHQTDLSRPVVESPCKNKEGSPFGESFSQNPNHKQIKKTPTGIKLRKCSFCGQVFRHHSSFSRHLISHTGHKLYEYQECEEKPYKCKECGKAFKHRQSIRVHVRTHTGEKPYKCKHCGKAFKHCQSIRKHERIHTGEKPYECKQCGETFRYRHNFQKHERTHTGEQPYRCKHCGKALSCRSYCRIHERTHTGEKPYECKQCGKAFSYASYIRIHERTHTGEKPYECKKCGKAFSCPNYFRKHEKTHTGEKPYECKQCGKGFSCPRSFRSHEKRHRGEKPYECKICGKTYSCPIYFRNHERRHSGEKSYECKICGKSFSCPKYFRKHERSHTGEEPCECNECENTLSPLTIFQTHVMKHSEGGPYKCKECGKVFDCPSNFRCHEKIHSGEKPYECKECGKAFSSPMSLQNHERSHSRKKPHECKECGKAFSFPCSLQKHERSHTGEKPYECKQCGKAFTYLSSMQKHERTHSGEKPYECKQCGKAFIYLSSMQKHERTHSGEKPYECEQCGKAFITLSNVQRHMIKHTGDGPCKCKECGKAFDCPSSLRTHERTHTGEKPYQCKHCSKAFTRSSSLRNHERTHNGE from the exons GACTCAGTGGCCTTTGAGGATGTGACTGTGAACTTCACCCTGGAGGAGTGGGCTCTTCTGAATCCGTCCCAGAAGAAACTCTACAGAGATGTGATGCAGGAAACCCTCAGGAACCTGGCCTCAGTAG gagaaaaatggGAAGACTGTAATAGTAAAAGTCTATATGAACATCATCAGACAGATCTAAG CAGGCCTGTGGTAGAGAGTCCctgtaaaaataaagaaggtaGTCCGTTTGGAGAATCCTTCAGCCAGAATCCAAATCATAAGCAGATAAAGAAAACTCCTACTGGAATAAAACTGCGTAAATGCAGTTTTTGTGGACAAGTGTTCAGGCATCATTCATCCTTTAGCAGGCATCTGATCTCTCACACTGGCCACAAACTATATGAGTATCAGGAATGTGAAGAGAAGCCTTacaaatgtaaggaatgtgggaaggccttcaagCATCGCCAATCCATTCGAGTACATGTAAGgactcacacaggagagaaaccataCAAATGCAAGCACTGTGGGAAGGCCTTCAAGCATTGCCAATCCATTCGAAAGCACGAGAGgattcacactggagagaaaccctacgAATGCAAACAATGTGGAGAAACATTCAGATATCGCCACAACTTTCAAAAACACGAGCGAACTCACACTGGAGAGCAGCCATATAGATGTAAGCACTGTGGCAAAGCCCTCAGTTGTCGCAGTTACTGTCGGATTCATGAAagaactcacactggagagaaaccgtATGAATGTAAGCAATGCGGGAAAGCCTTCAGTTATGCCAGTTACATTCGAATCCACGAGAGAACTCACACTGGAGAAAAGCCCTATGAATGCAAgaagtgtgggaaagccttcagttgTCCGAATTATTTTCGAAAACACGAAAAgactcacactggagagaaaccctatgaatgtaagcaGTGTGGCAAAGGCTTCAGTTGTCCCAGATCCTTTCGAAGTCATGAAAAGAGACACAGGGGtgagaagccctatgaatgtaaaATTTGTGGTAAAACCTACAGTTGTCCCATCTACTTTCGAAATCACGAAAGGAGACACAGTGGGGAAAAATCTTATGAATGTAAAATATGTGGCAAGTCCTTCAGTTGTCCAAAGTATTTTCGAAAACACGAAAGAAGTCACACCGGAGAGGAACCCTGCGAATGTAATGAATGTGAGAATACCTTGAGTCCTCTCACCATATTTCAAACACATGTGATGAAGCACAGCGAAGGTGGACCTTACAAGTGTAAGGAGTGTGGGAAAGTCTTTGATTGTCCCAGTAACTTTCGATGTCATGAAAAGATACACAGTGGAGAAAAGCCATacgaatgtaaggaatgtggcaAAGCTTTCAGTTCGCCCATGTCCCTTCAAAACCACGAAAGAAGTCACAGTAGGAAAAAACCtcatgaatgtaaggaatgtggtaaagccttcagttttccctgttcccttcaaaaacatgaaagaagTCATACTGGGGAGAAACCGTATGAATGTAagcagtgtgggaaagccttcactTATCTCAGTTCCATGCAAAAGCATGAACGAACTCATagtggagagaaaccctatgaatgtaagcagtgtgggaaagccttcattTATCTTAGTTCTATGCAAAAACACGAAAGAACTCATAgcggagagaaaccctatgaatgtgagcagtgtgggaaagccttcattACTCTCTCAAACGTTCAGAGGCACATGATCAAGCACACTGGAGATGGACCTTGTAAGTGTAaggagtgtgggaaggccttcgATTGTCCTAGTTCATTGCGAACCCACGAACGTACTCACACTGGGGAGAAACCCTATCAGTGTAAACATTGTAGTAAAGCCTTCACTCGTTCTAGTTCTTTACGAAACCATGAAAGAACTCACAATGGAGAGTAG